The genomic stretch TCTGGTTTGAGTCAGAAATCCAAATCTGTGACAAATGTAACTTTCTCCTGTTGGCAACTAAGATGCTAACTGAACTAATGCTCAGCTGTAGTGCCAATTTGCCATACTTAGACCACAGAGTTGCTGATGTCTCCAGCAGATAAGAGGAAAGCACCCACCCAGCTTAACACATTGTCTGCTGTCCAGTCTCAAACTTAAAAGGTCCAACTTTCAAGCCCCTCAGGTAGGGCTTGGGTTGGGATATGTATGGGCTGTGGGGGAAATTTACTCtccacctctctctttctccaaatGCCAGGTATATGAAGATCTGAGGTATAAGCTCTCCCTAGAGTTTCCCAGTGGCTACCCTTACAATGCACCCACAGTGAAGTTCCTCACGCCCTGCTATCACCCCAATGTGGACACCCAGGGTAACATCTGCTTGGACATCCTCAAGGACAAGTGGTCTGCCCTATATGATGTCAGGACCATCCTGCTGTCCATCCAGAGCCTGCTAGGAGGTGACTTCTGAGACCACACCCTCCTACACAACATGGGGGGCTTATCGGGGTCCCCCCAGGTCAGCCTCTCCCACTCCCTTAACTGTTCTGTCTCTCTACCCACAGAACCCAATATCGATAGTCCTCTGAACACACATGCTGCTGAGCTCTGGAAAAACCCCACAGGTGGGTCTTCGTCCAGCTCAAGGTGATCTCCTTCCCAGTGACTTGGGACTGGTTTGGtctgggagaagggagggagtcagccctcttcttccttcacctTGGTGCTCCTTCTGTATTCACATTGCCTATGCCCTCCTCCATTTCACTGGAAGCAAACCCATTGGGAACCCGACTGTAGGCAGCACAGGGAAAGTCTGCTGTGCTGGAAAGAACAGCCCCTCCCCAACCTCCCCCACCTTTACGTCCCTATTCAGGATGCCAGCTTGCCCATCTTCATGAACTCCTATCTCCATCATTCACCTGGGACTTGCCTGTTCTTTTCCAGCTTTTAAGAAGTACCTCCAAGAAACCTACTCGAAGCAGGTCTCCAGCCAAGAGCCCTGACCCGGACTGTCCAGCCTCTCCTgggttgtctttattttttcttagatgGTCTGTCTTTTCCTTGATTTCTGTGTAGGACTCTATCTTTGTGCTGtggtgttatttttgttttgtttctgttttaaattaaGTATCTGGTTGAGCCCTTGTaatgtaaattaaataaatattgtcTTGGTTGTTTTTGTACAAGTTATTGCCTTACAGTTACTCTTGTGTTGGAGATACTCAGggtagggttttttttggggggggggggggcagggcgtggttttgttttgtttttgtttttagtggtgctgggaattgaacccaggtcctgtgCCTTCTAGGCTAgagctctgcctctctctctctttctctctctctctctctcctctcttctctctcctccccaccccccttttgttgctttttgcaaagcaggcactctaccacttgaggcacacctccagtccattttgctctggttattttggagatggggtctccttgatcttcccaatctcagcctcccaaatcactaggattacagacgtgagccatcaGGGCCCGGCCAGCCCTGTTCTCTATAAGAGTGGAGCTGATGAACTACAGGGCTGAGTGGTGGGGTAACTAGGATATAATCCCTTGTAACCTTAATTATTTTATCACTGaatgtttcttcatctgtttctCACAAAGCTgagctcaaaaatacccaacacaaaaaagggccggcacagtggctcaaatggcagagtgcctgcctagcaaacgtgagaccctgagttcaaaccccagtgttgccaaaaaaaaaagtgtcaggagGGGTGaagaagataaaggagagtgatggagggggttaattcaagtatgtatgtttgatacattgtaagtacttttgtaaatgccacaatgtacctccacccagcacaacaacaacaacaaaagagtgtCACAATAACGCCTGTTTGGCTGGGAGTATAggtgagtggtagagcacacgTTTAACCTGTGAGGCTTTAATGCCCATTTCTATGGGATTAGGGCATGTAGCAGGAATGTCTGAATGCCGGGCAAACCCAGATGTGTTACAGATGCTGATGAGTCAGATCTTAGGCTGAAGAGTATGTGTGACTGTTATGGCCAGGTGAAAGCTCAGGTCACCCTCCAACAGGCTCAGAATATGGGAAGACAGCCAGGGAAAGCCCCTCCCCCTTCAGAACCCTGGGCCTGCCTCTGGCTCTAGGTTCCCATAGATGGCTCCACCCTCCAGAGGGGCACATTTATCTCCTGTTCCATCTCCACCAGCAGTTCCTCCAGCCACAGCACCCACTGGCCCACTTCCCCAACCCCTTGAGCCACCTTTCCACTGGCCTACCACAGGCTCTGCCCTTTGGGCTTCCGGGAGGAAGTGCCTATATGGAACACCTGGGCTCCCACAGGAGCAGACACCCAGAAAGAGCAAGCTGAGGTGATGGATGGGTCCGGCCCAGGTCCTGCAGGAAGCTCTCCCCGGTGACAAACATAGCACCCAAGTGCATTCCAACACAACCCAGGTCTCTGCCTCAACACCCAACCTGTTCAGCTCTGCCAGCAGCTGGTTGTGCAGgcctgggggagagggaggagaggcaggaagTCCTGTCAGGAAGATTCTACCAGCCCCTTTTACTCCTGTTAACCCAGATCCCTCTCCTTTGCCTTGCCCTCCTACCCCCActtcacaccaccaccaccatcaaacaGTCACATGCGAAGAATTGGAGTTGTCAGGTCTGGGATTGGAAGGTGGGTGTTTTCAGGTCTGAAATTGTGACTCTCAACTCTCTTGGGCATACAGCCATACTTTCCAACCTAATGTGCATACAAATCCACCTGGGATCTTGTGACAATTTGAAGGGGCAGGGCTACCTTTCCAATCAGTTCTCAGGCTGATGTGATATAGTTTAGATGTGAGCAGTACGtgatggtccatgcctgtaatttagcccttgggaggcagaggcaaccAGGCATGGTCCTTGCCCCAGCGATAGGCACCACCTGgaacttttaccacttgagccactctgccagccctgtattttgggtttttgagacaaggccttgctagcagagtggttcaagtggtagaaccactacctagcaaacacaaggccctgggttcaaaccccagtactgccaaaaaaaattttgtttttgattatggCATTTGGTCCCCTAGTTGGTTACCTGATCTACCTTGTCTCAGTCACAAGGACCCAACACTACTACACTGGTTAAAAAACAGTGTTCTGGTTTTAATCACTGGATTAAATTCTCTGGAATTAATCACTAAAAGAGAGTAAAATTTTTTTAGTAGTGGGATTactaagaaaggaggaagaagggaataattcaagtgcacctgcctagctagctcaaggccctgagttcaaaccccagtactgccaaagtaaataaaaataaatgaatagaggATGGAGAAGCAAAAGGTAgcacgtgcctataatcccagcactcaggaggatggagagttcaaggccaacctgggctacataatgagaccctgtctccaaaaacaaatatataaataaaagaggaGGGAGTCAATCTAGACTGACTGGTGGAGAcagctacagcaggaagaaaGCCAAACAGAGGTAAATAACCAAGAACTAGAGAGGAACAAGTACATGCTTTGGCACCCCAGTTCCATGAATCAAGTCTTTTTAAAGTCTGTTTCATTTAGACTTCTGACATTTGCAACAAAAAGAACTCACACAATACAATTGAGTACCATGAGGAAGATGCAAGaaagcacatttcttttttttttttttttcatttttcttttattattcatatgtgcatacaaggcttggtttatttctcctccctgcccccaccccctcccttaccacccactccaccccctcccgctccccccctcaatacccagcagaaactattttgcccttatctctaattttgttgtagagagagtataagcaataataggaaggaacaaggggttttgctggttgagataaagatagctatacagggcattgactcacattgatttcctgtgcgtgggtgttaccttctaggttaattctttttgatctaaccttttctctagtacctggtccccttttcctattggcctcagttgctttaaggtatctgctttagtttctctgcattaagggcaacaaatgctagctagttttttaggtgtcttacctatcctcacccctcccttgtgtgctctcgcttttatcatgtgctcatagtccaatccccttgttgtgtttgcccttgatctaatgtccacatatgagggagaacatacgatttttggtcttttgggccagcataacctcactcagaatgatgttctccaattccatccatttaccagcgaatgataacatttcgttcttcttcatggctgcataaaattccattgtgtatagataccacattttcttaatccattcgtcagtggtggggcatcttggctgtttccataacttggctattgtgaatagtgccgcaataaacatggatgtgcaggtgcctctggagtaacagtcttttgggtatatccccaagagtggtattgctggatcaaatggtagatcgatgtccagctttttaagtagcctccaaatttttttccagagtggttgtactagtttacattcccaccaacagtgtaagagggttcctttttccccgcatcctcgccaacacctgttgttggtggtgttgctgatgatggctgttctaacaggggtgaggtggaatcttagtgtggttttaatttgcaagaAAGCACATTTCTTGAACAGCAAGCCTGTCAGGGGCATGGAGAGAAGGCTGGTGACAGAGTGGGTTTGCAAATCTTCAAGGGCTTGGCAGACCATATGAAATTCTTgggagagctgggtgtggtggttcacgcctgtaatcccagcactccataCAATGAAAATTCTCAAGCATTATGAAAtgtttgtgggggtggggggagagccAGGCAAGCAATGATAGTGGCCTGAGTGGTGACGCTGAGTTGGCATGAGAGGAGGGATAAAGTGGAAAGTGAGTAACAGGTGGAGAATGAGTGCAAGAATTCCTAGCTTGGGCCCCATCCCCGGTACTATCCCTGAGACGCAGGATAAAGGAGGACAAGATGGAGAGAGAGCAGGGATTTGCCTAGGGCAGAACCAAGTTGAAGTGCTGGAGACATCCAGGTAATACTGACAACACATAGATGGCATCACAGTCAAGAGCTTTGCTCTaggttgaaggtgtggctcaagtggtagagcgtttgcctatcaagcacaaggtcctgagttcaaacccccagtaccaccaaaaaaaaagtcaaggccGAGAACCTTGCTCTTGTTTCCCACCACACAATACTATCTAGGTTCTTATCCATGTGCCCGTGTACTTAACCTTACCagaccttggtttcctcatctgcaatgGGGATCATAACACCTTCTGCCCAGCATTCATGagcccct from Castor canadensis chromosome 5, mCasCan1.hap1v2, whole genome shotgun sequence encodes the following:
- the Ube2c gene encoding ubiquitin-conjugating enzyme E2 C isoform X2 gives rise to the protein MASQNRDPAAASVAAARKGAEPSGGGARGPVGKRLQQELMTLMMSGDKGISAFPESDNLFKWVGTIHGAAGTVYEDLRYKLSLEFPSGYPYNAPTVKFLTPCYHPNVDTQGNICLDILKDKWSALYDVRTILLSIQSLLGEPNIDSPLNTHAAELWKNPTAFKKYLQETYSKQVSSQEP
- the Ube2c gene encoding ubiquitin-conjugating enzyme E2 C isoform X1 gives rise to the protein MASQNRDPAAASVAAARKGAEPSGGGARGPVGKRLQQELMTLMMSGDKGISAFPESDNLFKWVGTIHGAAGTVYEDLRYKLSLEFPSGYPYNAPTVKFLTPCYHPNVDTQGNICLDILKDKWSALYDVRTILLSIQSLLGEPNIDSPLNTHAAELWKNPTGCQLAHLHELLSPSFTWDLPVLFQLLRSTSKKPTRSRSPAKSPDPDCPASPGLSLFFLRWSVFSLISV